From the genome of Solibacillus sp. FSL H8-0538:
GTTGGAACATGATTATTAGTGATTTTATTTTCGGGAATATGATTATTAGTGATTATTTAGGAGGTAATCTATGTTAACCATTCAACAAGCGGCCTTTCAAGTGCTGCAACAGGCGGGAACATCATTAAAATCGCTTGAAATTGCAAGACGTATTCATGAGGCACAGCTTGTTGCCAGCTCGGCGGTCAATCCGGTACAGTCGATTTCGCAAGCACTAGAACGCAATATCCGTATGAACAAGGGGAATATGCCGAAGCTCGCGTTCATTGAAACGGCATTTGGACGAGAAATTACCATTCCTGTGAGCGAGATAATTACACGTGAGCATGTCGAACAGCAAAAAGTACTTCAACAAACGGAGTCTATTACAATTGAATTACCGAAAAGCTTGTTAGATAAGGTGAAGATTTTTCAGCTCGGCACCGGTGTGGAAACGGTCGATGAGGCACTTGCTTTACTCATTCGTAGTGGGCTAGTAAACAACTCATCAAAGCTAATTGAGTCGATTAAAAAAGAGATGGAGAGTTTGTAAAATAGGGAATGGGTAGTGGTAGTGGATTTTTAATAAAAATAGCTGGGAATTTGCGAAATGATCAATTGTTTGGAAAAAGTGATCAATTCCACTCGGAAACCGCTCAATTATCATTACAAAGTGATCAATTATTTTAGGAGTAGGTGTGCCCAAGCTTCCCTAGCACTATCCAACCAGAGAAAAAGGAGTCCTTTACATGAACTATTTATCGATGATTTTCTTTCAGATTGTTGCGCCGATTTTAGTGCTACTTGTTGTGGGAGCGGGTCTGCAAAGAAAGTTCAAGTTTAATTTAAAGGCATTGTCACAGCTTATTACGTACTGTTTTATGCCGGCTGCGGTGTTTGTGAATATTTATGAAACATCAATTGAAATGGCGGTGCTCGGTCAAATAACAATTTTTATTATTCTCTTCATCGGCAGTCAGATGGTGCTGAGTCATTATTTGGCCAAGGTGCTTGGGCTTGATCAGAAGGAATCTGCGGTATTTAAAAATAGCGTCGTGCTTATTAATTCTGGGAATTACGGTATTCCAGTGGCGCAAATGATTTTTGTTACGCAGCCGATTGGGGTGGCGATTCAGGTCATTCTCGTTATTTTTCAAAATGTGACAACGTATACATACGGGCTTTATAATCTGATTTCTTCGACGAAATCAGGGATGGCGATTTTAAAGGATTTTCTTAAAATGCCGATTATTCATGCGCTCATTATTGGGACGATTTTGAACATGCTGAACGTGCCAATACCACAAACTTTTCGTATTCCATTGGATCATATAGCGGACGGTTTTATTGCGGTGGCGCTCATTACGCTGGGGGCTCAGCTGTCTCAAATTGAAATGCGCACGATGTTGAATAAAACAATTTTTGTAAGCTGCTTTACACGCTTAATTATTGGTCCGGCGGTGGCACTGCTCATTATTTATTCACTTGGGTTAGACGGGGTAGTGGCGCAGTCGTTATTCATTGCGAGTGCGTTCCCGACATCGCGTAATAGCTCTAGTCTGGCGTTGGAATATGATGTAGAGTCTGCAACAGCCGCACAAACTGTTCTTTTTTCAACGATAATTAGCTGTTTAACGGTGACTGTTGTGATTTATATGTCTACGCTATTATTTACGTAATAAAGAGAGCCCTCTTGCAAAAAAAATGCACGAGGGCCCGTTTGCTAGATTTTAAATTTATTCAGTTTCTCTTTGGTTGACACTGTAAGGTTACTTAATGATTTGGCAACATTTATAGAATAATGTTTTTGAAGGATGTGCAAATATATTGACAATTTTAAGTAATTTTTAATGATTGAATGACCTATTTAAAATAAAATTCGTGTATATCTGATAAAAATACTTCGAATGTCATTACTTTTGTGGTAATTAAGAAGGGTATAAGGATTTTAATTTCACCAACTTTATTTACAATTAAGTAATTAAATAGATGTGATATTTCTAGAAATCTAATATTGTTAGGTGAAATAACATGTATAATTAAAGTAGTTTTATAATAAGGGTGGGTGGATGAATGAAAAATTCGAATACGGGGTTATTTAAAAGACTTGCGTTAGGTTTTGTCATTGTTACAGCACTATTTGTTTTATCCCTTGGTGTATTAATGTATATTAACACGAAGAAAATTGTAGAAATTGCATATATGGAAGATGCAAAAAATTCAGTGGACTATTTAGTAGAGCAAATTGATGTAGAACGTTTTGAGCAATTAGCGAAACATCCGGCTGAAGGCGATTTATATATAGAATTGCAAGGTGAATTGACGGAATTTTTGGACAAAAACACATTAACGTATATGTATGTGGTTGTTCCTCCAACGAGCGGAGAAGAAGCGATTACCTTGGTGGACGCAGGCGATTTGAATGCGGGTGGAGTCCTTCCTATGGGGGAGCCCATGGCAGGGGTTAACTACAATGAAGTCATTCAAACCTTTAAAAAAGAAGGAGCTTATGTAGAACTGGTCAATACTGAAGAATTCGGTAAATTAATTTCGGCGTATGTGCCGATGAAAAATGCACAAGGTGAGGTTTTTGCGATTTTTGGTATTGATGAAGCCTTTATGACGCTAGATTCAATTCAATCGAAAGCATTGCAAGATACATTGCCATTATTCATTGCGCTTGTCGTTGTATTAAGCATTTTGATTATTTCGGGGCTGGGCTACTATTTATACCAATTACTGAAACCAATTGATGTGATGCGTAGCGCGACGATTAAGCTAGATAAAGGACAAATTAGTGGATCAAATGCATTGATGGACAAGGTGAATTTATCGAGTCAAACTAACATTACTCAATTCGGACATGCGTTTAAGTCCGCGCTGCAATCTATTACAAACATGATTACGAGCTTAAAAGGGATGAGCAAAGATATTTATCAGACGACAAATACGTTAAATGATGTGTCTTCAAATGTTGAGCAATCAACGATGACATTAACAGCGAGCATTGAGCAAATTAGTGTCAGTGTGGAGCAACAGCATGGGCTCGCGCAACAAGCACTGAAGGCTGTTGATGTCATGACAACTGATATTCATAATGTTTCAGATCATGTGGAAAAAGTGGTCAGCAACTTGCAGGAAACAACAACGTTAATTGAACATAGCGCCCACAATGCGAACGATGTATCACAGCGAGTGCATAATATGGCACTAACAGTCGAGAAAACTTCAGCAAATGTACTTATCTTAAGCGATCGTTATTCTTCCATTGAAGAAATGGTTGGCGTGATTCAAGACATTGCTGATCAAACGAACCTTCTTGCATTAAACGCAGCCATTGAAGCAGCCAGAGCAGGTGAGCAAGGAAAAGGCTTCGCTGTTGTAGCGGATGAAGTGAAGAAACTGGCGGAGATGACTAAGGTTTCGGCAGAAGATATTCGAGGTCATATTGGTGAATTTAAACGTGTTACAGAGCAAGTATTACTAGATATGAATACCAGCACACATGAAGTACAGCAAGGAGCAACGTTTGTCCATGCAATTAGCGAGGAGCTGATGAAGGTGCGCGAATCCGCAACGATTGTCATTCAAAATGTAAATGATGTTGCACATTTATCAGAAAAAATTGAGCACACCGCATTACAAGTAAATATGTCTATTCAAGGCTCAAATGCAGCGAATGAAGAAGTTGTCGCTAACACGCAATCTGTTTTACAATCGGCAACTGTTCAGGAGCAAGCCGTCGCGACATTAAAGCTAACGACAAACAATCTACAAACCTATGTGGAACAGCTCGAAACGATAGTAAAAAAATATGATGTATAAAGAAGAAGCAAATTCGGTGCCTATGCCGAATTCGCTTTTTTGTTTGGCGGGGGAGTAATAATAGATACTCCAATGCGCTCTTGAAAAACAAAAAAAGCCACTGCAAGAGGCAGTGGCTAAACGGATATTAATGAGAAAATAAAATTAAGCTTCTACAGATGTTTTTGTGTATGGGTTTGAAAGATCCATACCTTCTAAAGAAAGACCCATTGCTTTTGCAACACCTTCACCATATGCTGGATCAGCTAAGTAGCAGTGTAAGATGTGACGGCGTTTGATAAATTCTTCAACAGAAGCCATATCAGCAGCAGTTGTGTTGAATAGACGTTGTTGCTCATCGGCGTTCATTAAGCGGAATAGTTTACCTGGTTGCTCGAAGTAGTTATTGTCATCTTCACGGAAATCGTGGATGCCAGCGCCACCTTCTAAGTCTAGGTGTGGTTCGGCTAAATCAGTATTGTGCTCCCACTCACCGTAACTGTTTGGCTCATAAGACATAGTTGATCCTAAGTTGCCATCAAAACGCATTGCACCATCGCGGTGGAATGTGCGGAATGGGCATTTTGGTGCGTTTACTGGAAGCATATAATGGTTAACGCCTAAACGGTAACGTTGTGCATCCGCATAAGCAAAGATACGCGCTTGTAACATTTTATCTGGAGAGAAGCTAATACCAGGAACGATGTTAGAAGGAGCGAATGCAGATTGCTCTACTTCAGCAAAATAGTTGTCGGCGTTTTTGTTAAGCTCGAATTCACCAACTGGAATTAGTGGGAAATCACCTTTGTACCAAACTTTTGTTAAATCGAATGGATTGTATGGGTGTTTCTTCGCTTGCTCTTCAGTCATGATTTGAATAGACATTTTCCATTTAGGGAAATCGCCTTTTTCGATCGCTTCATAAAGGTCACGTTGAGAAGATTCGCGGTCATTAGCAATGATTGCGCCAGCTTCTTCACCAGTTAAGTTTTTGATGCCTTGTTGAGACTCAAAGTGGAATTTAACCCAGTGACGTACACCTTCAGCGTTGATGAAGCTATAAGTATGAGAACCGAAACCGTGCATGTTACGGTAACCAGCTGGAATACCACGGTCAGACATTACGATTGTTACTTGGTGTAATGCTTCAGGTAGTAAAGTCCAAAAGTCCCAGTTGCTGTTGGCGTTGTGCATGTTTGTGCGTGGATCGCGTTTAACAACGTGGTTTAAGTCCGTGAAATGTAATGGATCACGGAAGAAGAATACGGGTGTATTGTTACCGACTAAATCCCAGTTACCATCTTCAGTGTAAAATTTCATTGCGAAACCGCGGATATCACGCTCAGCATCAGCAGCACCACGTTCGCCAGCTACTGTTGAGAAACGTGTGAACATAGGTGTTTGTTTACCTACTTCAGCGAAAATTTTTGCAGTTGTATATTTAGTAATGTCATGAGTTACAGTAAAAGTACCAAAAGCACCTGATCCTTTTGCGTGCATACGACGCTCAGGGATTACTTCGCGGTTAAAGTTGGCTAACTTTTCAAGCATCCATACGTCTTGAAGTAAAAGTGGTCCACGTTTACCTGCAGTCATAGAGTCATGGTTGCTTACTACTGGTGCGCCACCAGCTGTTGTGAAACGACGCTGTTTGTCCATTGTCATTTTGTGTGCCTCCTGGAAAATAATTTTGTAAAACTCTTTATAACTAACTATAACAAATCTAAATCATAATTTCTACTACATTGTAATAATTCTTTTTAAGTAATTTTTATATTAGAATATTAATTATCTTAAACAGATTGTCGACCTAATTAAAATAGTTGTTTTTTTTATCCGAAAAGATATATTTCTGCTTATAAAAGCTGATAAACAAGGATTTAGGTCGATTTTCTAGGTAAGTGTAATTTTTTGAAGCAGCAGCGTTCACAGTTGCTAAAAGGGATGTGCTAGAAGGTGAATTTAGTTTCCACTATTACTGTGTTGAAAAAAGGGAGTGCTAAATGAAAATTGCTTATGATAAAAATGTCATAAATTTGTTAGGAATAAACGTCTTTTTTAATAACTTTCTAGGGGAGAGGCGAGATTGTAACGTTTTTCACTTACAATAGAAGCAGAGTATAAAAAGAGAGGAATTAACTATGCAATTAACTCTTACATTTGTTATTTTGGCCGTTACAATTCTGTTGTTTATGACGAATCGAGTACGCGGTGATTTAGTGGCCGTAATGGCACTACTGGCATTTGTCATCTTTGGCATCCTAACACCTGCTGAAGCGCTTGCTGGCTTTTCAAATTCTGTTGTCATTATGATTGCCGCGCTGTTCGTTGTGGGTGCGGGTATTTTGCGAACGGGATTAGCCGGTATGGCGGGAAACTTGCTACTAAAGTGGTCAGGGGATAGCGAGCTGAAATTATTTGTACTGCTACTAATCATCGTTGCGACAGTCGGAGCATTTATGAGTAACACCGGAACCGTCGCACTCATGCTACCAATCGTTGTCAGTATTGCGATGAGCATCAAGGTGAGCCCGTCAAAATTTTTAATACCTCTTTCCTATATTGCGAGCATGTCCGGATTGATGACGCTAATTGCTTCGCCGCCGAACCTAATTGTGAGTCAAATTTTAGTCGATAATGGGTACGCCAAGCTTGGTTTCTTCACCATAACACCGATTGGAATTATTGCGACGATTACAGCCATAATTTATTTAGTGCTTGTGCGCAATACGTTATTACCAAACGAAAAAAATAGTACGCAATCCGATGCCGGCTACAAATTATCCCCGAAACGAATCGTGCGCGAATATCATTTACAGGATAAATTATTCCGCATTATTGTACGTGAGGATTCGGCCATTATAGACCATCCTCTAGCAGATTTAAAGTTACCAGCAACATACCATATTTGCATTATGAAAATTAAACGTGGTGCTATAGAAGGTATTAATTTACTGCCAATGACGTATCAGGAAATGGCGGGTCCAACGAGCATCATTCATTTACATGACGAGCTTTATGTGCAAGGGATACTAGAGGATGTAGAGCGCTTTGCTGCGGATTTTAACCTTCAAATGGAGCCGTTTGAGGACGACGCACAGGAGCTTGTTTCTAAAAAAATTGGAGTTGCCGAAGTACTGCTCACACCGCAGTCCCGTTTAATTGGCGAAACAGTTCGCCAAATCGGTTTCCGAGAAAAATACAATTTAAATATCCTCGGCATTAACCGAAAAGGGGATTATCTACTTGAAAACATGGCACAGCAAAAGCTTCGTTTCGGGGATGCTATATTAGTGCAAGGTGCGTGGGATGAAATTGATTTATTATCAAGTGAAACACAGGATGTCGTCGTTATTGGTCAGCCGCGCGAGCATGCGGGCGTTGTAGCGGCAACCGGGAAAGCCCCGATTGCAGGCGCGATTATGCTACTCATGATTGGTCTTATGGTATTTGAAGTATTCGATGCCGTCATTTCTGTATTAATCGGGGGGGTGCTCATGATTATTACGGGCTGCCTACGCAATATGGACGACGCGTACGGCAAAATGAATTTTGAAAGTATTGTCCTTGTTGCCGCCATGCTTCCAATGGCAACCGCCCTGCAAAAAACAGGTGGGATGGTTATTTTATCGGACGGGATTATTAGTGCGCTCGGCGGCTATGGTCCATACGGCGTCTTAGTCGGGGTCTATTTATTAACGGTCGTGTTCGGACAGTTTGTCAGCAATACCGCAACCGCAGTGCTATTCGCACCAATTGCGATGACCGCCGCTCTCACAATGAACGCTAATCCCTATACATTTATGATCGCCGTTGCTGCTGCGGCCGGAATGGCGTTTGCTACACCAATCGCTTCACCAACGAACTCCCTGGTATTAACAGCGGGCGGCTATAAATTTATGGACTTCGTGAAAGTCGGCGTACCACTTCAAATTATTATGTTCATCGTCATGATGATTGTGGTGCCGTTGTTGTTTCCTTTCTAAAAAAGAGAGCTGTTCTAAAAGGAGAGCACTGAAAAATCCGAAAACAGTATTTTTATGCTTCTGCTTTATTTTATTCGAAAAAGCATTGGTGCGGCGGCGCGAGACTCCTGCGGGAAAAGCGGTACAGGTGAGACCCCGCAGGAGCGTAGCGACGAGGAGGCTCGCCACCGCCCGCGGAAAGCGAGTGCCAGAGCACCAATGACCTATCACTATTTAACATATACATATTAGAATTTTCAGTAGAAATCAACTTTTTTAGTGCCCTCTCGAAAAGTGGAAGCGCCACTCTTGGGACTGCTCTTACTACTAAATAAAGTATGAATATTACAAGGCTTTAAGGTTGTTGGCAGTACCTTTCATTGCAAAAGAGGTGTCTCAAAGTACTTTTGAGACACCTTTCTTTGCTGTTAAGGAAATTATAAAATTTCGCCATGTGGATAACATTCAAATAAGTAAATGCTACGTCTAGGCTAAAGCGCCAGCCCCTCGAGGTCGCTTCGGTCTCTCCTGCGCTTGTCGGGGCTAAGCAGGCGCTATAGCGCTTTTGTTCCTACATTTAATTCAATAAGAGTGCTAGTAAGTTTAAATGTTTTTGCTGTTTAATCCAAAGTTGTTGAGCTTCGTCTAAAGAAATTAGTTTGAAACGAATTTTTGCATAGGGTGGCAATTGAGCGAGCTTTGATAAATCAACGCTTGCAACTTGAGCAATTTTTGGGTAACCACCTGTCGTTTGACGATCGGCCATTAAAATAATTGGCTGCCCGCTAGGCGGTACTTGTACCGTACCGATTGTAACTGCTTCAGATAGCATATTTGTCGGCTGTTGTAAATGTAGGATGGCATCGCTTTCTAGTCGATACCCCATGCGATCGGCATCTTTTGAAATCGTATAGGTAGCTTCTTCAAATAACGAGAGGCTTTTCTCTGTAAAGCTTTCATACTCTGTTCCTTTTAGTACACGAATTGTTACATCGTTTTCGAACAGTTTGAAGTTGGTAACATCAATGGTAGTCGATGGAGCAGTTGTCGACCATTCGGAAATCGGAAGTCTGTCCCCACTTTTTAAAGCGCGCCCGTGATGACCACCGATACGTGCTTTTAAATAAGTGCTTTTACTATTGAGTACATGCTCTACTTGAATGCCCCCTTTAACAGCTAAGTACGAACGTACCCCTTTTTGAGCTGAAGAGAATTTCAATACATCCCCGCATTTCACCATTACCGCTCGCCACATCGGACAAGGCACCCCGTTTAGAAGTGGTGCCATTGAGCCTCCTGTAATTGCAATAGTTGTATCGCAGTGGAATTTTAGTGTGGGTCCAAGTAGCGTCATCTCAAGGGATGCATAATCTTCTTGTTGTAATAGTAGGTTCCCAATTTGATAAGAAATAGTATCCATCGCCCCACTTACAATCACCCCATATTGCTGCAAACCATAGCGTCCTTTATCTTGAACCGTTGTTTGGAGTCCTGGTTTTAGTACCTCAATTGTCATGATTTAGCCCCCCATGTTGAAAATTCCTCTTCTGAAATCGCGACAAATCGAATGCGATCACCGGCCTGTAAATAAGTAGGTGGTAACTGATTTGGCATAAAAAATGGTTGCGGTGTGCGGCCAATAATTTGCCAGCCTCCAGGGGTTTCAACCGGATAAACCCCTGTCTGTTCACCAGCAATTCCTACTGAACCAGCAGGGATGGCTAACCGCGGTATTTCTTTACGAGGTGTCCCGATAGTTGGATTCATCCCACCCATAAATGCAAAACCAGGAGAAAATCCTAACATATGTACTAAACATTCGCTACTAGTATGCAATCGAATAACTTCCTCTTCGGTCATTCCGTTATATTGTGCGACGTAGCTAAGATCTGGACCAAATGCCCCTCCGTATACAACAGGGACCTCAATAAGGCGTCCATCTGTTGAATTGCTTTTGCCTATGTTTTGATGAATCTCTTGTATATACTGCTCAAGAAATTCTGTGATGGATTGTCCGTAGTAAGTACAGGATGCCACTTTTAGTAAATCGAAATGTACACAAATCGATGTATAAGCCGGAACAATTTCGACTAACCACTCTGGCTGAGTAACTTGAAATTTTTGTATAAATTGTTGAATATTTTCATGTATGGATGGTGAAATTTCATCACCAAAACGAATGAATAATGCAGAATCCCCTAAAGGTTGAAATGAAATTGTGTGTGTCAAAATAAGCGCCCCCTCTCGAAATTACAAGAATTATATCACAATTACAAAAAAAGAATACTAAAAGTACTTGTTATTACAGATATTTTAGAATAATGTATTAATATAAATTTTTTTTCATATTTAATAAAAGAAGGGGGGATAAAGTATGACCTTAACAGTAGATTTAAACTGCGATCTAGGAGAAAGCTTTGGGTGCTATACATTAGGGGAACAAAATGAAATTTTAAAATATGTAACCTCCGCAAATATCGCATGTGGTTTTCATGCGGGTGATCCAACTGTGATGCGACAAACTGTGCAGTTGGCGATTGAAAACAATGTGAAAATCGGCGCGCATCCAGGATTACCAGATTTAAATGGTTTTGGACGACGCGAAATGAATATTACGCCGCAAGAAGCTTACGATATGGTTATTTATCAAATAGGTGCATTACAAGGATTTTTAACAGCAGTAGGCGCTGAAATGCAACATGTAAAGCCTCATGGTGCGCTCTATAATATGGCAGCAAAAGATCCGGCACTAGCTAAAGCAATTGCACAAGCAGTATATGATAGTTCGCCAAAGTTAATTTTATTTGGTTTAGCTTCGAGTGAACTAACAAAAGCTAGTGAAGCGCTCGGCTTACAAACGGCACATGAAGTATTTGCCGATCGGACATATCAGCAAGACGGATCATTAACATCGCGTAAGCAGTCCGATGCAATGATTACTGATGATACACAATCGATTGCACAGGTCATCCAAATGGTAAAAGAGGGAACTGTGACGGCTCAGCAAGGTGTGAATGTACCGCTGCGTGCAGATACAATTTGCATTCACGGAGACGGAGAACATGCGGTCGATTTCGCTAAAAAGGTTCAAAGTGGACTTGTAAATGAACAAGTTGAGGTAAAAGCGTTTAGTTAATAACAAGGGGGCATCTTAGAATGGCAGAAGTGAATATGAACAAACAAAAGAAGAGTAATAAAGGGAGAACAAGTGCGTTATTAGGTGCAGCATTCCTAATGGCTACCTCTTCAATTGGTCCAGGATTTTTAACACAAACGACGGTATTTACAAGCCAATTAATGGCAAGTATGGGCTTTGTTATTTTAATCTCCATCATTTTAGATATCGTGGCACAAATGAATGTATGGCGTGTTATCGGGGTTTCGGGTTTGCGCGGTCAGGAAATTGCAAATAAAGTATTTCCAGGTCTTGGCTATGTATTAGCGTTCCTAATTGTTTGTGGAGGATTAGCATTCAACATAGGGAACGTAGCAGGTGCAGGTCTCGGATTAAATACGATGCTCGGCATTGATCCAATTTACGGTGCGATTGTCAGTGCAGCTTTCGCAATTTTCATTTTCTTATTCAAAGAAGCAAGTAAAGTAATGGACCGCGTAGCACAAATTGCTGGGTTCGTTATGATTTTCTTAATGCTTTATGTAGCGTTCACAACAGCACCACCAGTAGGTGAAGCAATTAAACGTACAGTTTGGCCAGAAGAAATCGGATTATTAGCAATTGTTACATTAGTTGGGGGCACAGTAGGTGGTTACATTACCTTTGCAGGTGGTCACCGCTTGGTAGATGCAGGTATTACAGGGATGGAAAATTTACGTCAAATTACGATTAGTTCTGTTTCGGGAATTTTAATTACTGGCGTTATGCGTGTTGCGTTGTTCTTAGCGGTATTAGGAGTTGTATCGAAGGGTTTAACACTAGACCCATCAAATCCAGCTGCATCCGTATTCCAATTAGCTGTTGGTGACATAGGGTATCGAATTTTCGGTGTTATCATGTGGGCAGCAGCTATTACATCTGTTGTTGGCGCTGCGTATACATCGGTATCATTCATTCGCTCATTCCACCCAAAAATCGAGAAGTATCATAACTGGATTACGATTACATTTATCGTCATTTCAACAGTGGTTTTCACGACAATTGGTCAACCAGTGACAACACTAATTATCGTAGGTGCGTTAAACGCAATGATCTTACCGCTTGCGTTAACAATCATGCTAATTGGTGCACATAAAACAAATATCGT
Proteins encoded in this window:
- a CDS encoding HTH domain-containing protein; amino-acid sequence: MLTIQQAAFQVLQQAGTSLKSLEIARRIHEAQLVASSAVNPVQSISQALERNIRMNKGNMPKLAFIETAFGREITIPVSEIITREHVEQQKVLQQTESITIELPKSLLDKVKIFQLGTGVETVDEALALLIRSGLVNNSSKLIESIKKEMESL
- a CDS encoding AEC family transporter, which codes for MNYLSMIFFQIVAPILVLLVVGAGLQRKFKFNLKALSQLITYCFMPAAVFVNIYETSIEMAVLGQITIFIILFIGSQMVLSHYLAKVLGLDQKESAVFKNSVVLINSGNYGIPVAQMIFVTQPIGVAIQVILVIFQNVTTYTYGLYNLISSTKSGMAILKDFLKMPIIHALIIGTILNMLNVPIPQTFRIPLDHIADGFIAVALITLGAQLSQIEMRTMLNKTIFVSCFTRLIIGPAVALLIIYSLGLDGVVAQSLFIASAFPTSRNSSSLALEYDVESATAAQTVLFSTIISCLTVTVVIYMSTLLFT
- a CDS encoding methyl-accepting chemotaxis protein — translated: MKNSNTGLFKRLALGFVIVTALFVLSLGVLMYINTKKIVEIAYMEDAKNSVDYLVEQIDVERFEQLAKHPAEGDLYIELQGELTEFLDKNTLTYMYVVVPPTSGEEAITLVDAGDLNAGGVLPMGEPMAGVNYNEVIQTFKKEGAYVELVNTEEFGKLISAYVPMKNAQGEVFAIFGIDEAFMTLDSIQSKALQDTLPLFIALVVVLSILIISGLGYYLYQLLKPIDVMRSATIKLDKGQISGSNALMDKVNLSSQTNITQFGHAFKSALQSITNMITSLKGMSKDIYQTTNTLNDVSSNVEQSTMTLTASIEQISVSVEQQHGLAQQALKAVDVMTTDIHNVSDHVEKVVSNLQETTTLIEHSAHNANDVSQRVHNMALTVEKTSANVLILSDRYSSIEEMVGVIQDIADQTNLLALNAAIEAARAGEQGKGFAVVADEVKKLAEMTKVSAEDIRGHIGEFKRVTEQVLLDMNTSTHEVQQGATFVHAISEELMKVRESATIVIQNVNDVAHLSEKIEHTALQVNMSIQGSNAANEEVVANTQSVLQSATVQEQAVATLKLTTNNLQTYVEQLETIVKKYDV
- a CDS encoding catalase, coding for MTMDKQRRFTTAGGAPVVSNHDSMTAGKRGPLLLQDVWMLEKLANFNREVIPERRMHAKGSGAFGTFTVTHDITKYTTAKIFAEVGKQTPMFTRFSTVAGERGAADAERDIRGFAMKFYTEDGNWDLVGNNTPVFFFRDPLHFTDLNHVVKRDPRTNMHNANSNWDFWTLLPEALHQVTIVMSDRGIPAGYRNMHGFGSHTYSFINAEGVRHWVKFHFESQQGIKNLTGEEAGAIIANDRESSQRDLYEAIEKGDFPKWKMSIQIMTEEQAKKHPYNPFDLTKVWYKGDFPLIPVGEFELNKNADNYFAEVEQSAFAPSNIVPGISFSPDKMLQARIFAYADAQRYRLGVNHYMLPVNAPKCPFRTFHRDGAMRFDGNLGSTMSYEPNSYGEWEHNTDLAEPHLDLEGGAGIHDFREDDNNYFEQPGKLFRLMNADEQQRLFNTTAADMASVEEFIKRRHILHCYLADPAYGEGVAKAMGLSLEGMDLSNPYTKTSVEA
- a CDS encoding SLC13 family permease; translation: MQLTLTFVILAVTILLFMTNRVRGDLVAVMALLAFVIFGILTPAEALAGFSNSVVIMIAALFVVGAGILRTGLAGMAGNLLLKWSGDSELKLFVLLLIIVATVGAFMSNTGTVALMLPIVVSIAMSIKVSPSKFLIPLSYIASMSGLMTLIASPPNLIVSQILVDNGYAKLGFFTITPIGIIATITAIIYLVLVRNTLLPNEKNSTQSDAGYKLSPKRIVREYHLQDKLFRIIVREDSAIIDHPLADLKLPATYHICIMKIKRGAIEGINLLPMTYQEMAGPTSIIHLHDELYVQGILEDVERFAADFNLQMEPFEDDAQELVSKKIGVAEVLLTPQSRLIGETVRQIGFREKYNLNILGINRKGDYLLENMAQQKLRFGDAILVQGAWDEIDLLSSETQDVVVIGQPREHAGVVAATGKAPIAGAIMLLMIGLMVFEVFDAVISVLIGGVLMIITGCLRNMDDAYGKMNFESIVLVAAMLPMATALQKTGGMVILSDGIISALGGYGPYGVLVGVYLLTVVFGQFVSNTATAVLFAPIAMTAALTMNANPYTFMIAVAAAAGMAFATPIASPTNSLVLTAGGYKFMDFVKVGVPLQIIMFIVMMIVVPLLFPF
- a CDS encoding 5-oxoprolinase subunit C family protein, coding for MTIEVLKPGLQTTVQDKGRYGLQQYGVIVSGAMDTISYQIGNLLLQQEDYASLEMTLLGPTLKFHCDTTIAITGGSMAPLLNGVPCPMWRAVMVKCGDVLKFSSAQKGVRSYLAVKGGIQVEHVLNSKSTYLKARIGGHHGRALKSGDRLPISEWSTTAPSTTIDVTNFKLFENDVTIRVLKGTEYESFTEKSLSLFEEATYTISKDADRMGYRLESDAILHLQQPTNMLSEAVTIGTVQVPPSGQPIILMADRQTTGGYPKIAQVASVDLSKLAQLPPYAKIRFKLISLDEAQQLWIKQQKHLNLLALLLN
- the pxpB gene encoding 5-oxoprolinase subunit PxpB, with the protein product MTHTISFQPLGDSALFIRFGDEISPSIHENIQQFIQKFQVTQPEWLVEIVPAYTSICVHFDLLKVASCTYYGQSITEFLEQYIQEIHQNIGKSNSTDGRLIEVPVVYGGAFGPDLSYVAQYNGMTEEEVIRLHTSSECLVHMLGFSPGFAFMGGMNPTIGTPRKEIPRLAIPAGSVGIAGEQTGVYPVETPGGWQIIGRTPQPFFMPNQLPPTYLQAGDRIRFVAISEEEFSTWGAKS
- a CDS encoding LamB/YcsF family protein, yielding MTLTVDLNCDLGESFGCYTLGEQNEILKYVTSANIACGFHAGDPTVMRQTVQLAIENNVKIGAHPGLPDLNGFGRREMNITPQEAYDMVIYQIGALQGFLTAVGAEMQHVKPHGALYNMAAKDPALAKAIAQAVYDSSPKLILFGLASSELTKASEALGLQTAHEVFADRTYQQDGSLTSRKQSDAMITDDTQSIAQVIQMVKEGTVTAQQGVNVPLRADTICIHGDGEHAVDFAKKVQSGLVNEQVEVKAFS
- a CDS encoding NRAMP family divalent metal transporter, whose translation is MAEVNMNKQKKSNKGRTSALLGAAFLMATSSIGPGFLTQTTVFTSQLMASMGFVILISIILDIVAQMNVWRVIGVSGLRGQEIANKVFPGLGYVLAFLIVCGGLAFNIGNVAGAGLGLNTMLGIDPIYGAIVSAAFAIFIFLFKEASKVMDRVAQIAGFVMIFLMLYVAFTTAPPVGEAIKRTVWPEEIGLLAIVTLVGGTVGGYITFAGGHRLVDAGITGMENLRQITISSVSGILITGVMRVALFLAVLGVVSKGLTLDPSNPAASVFQLAVGDIGYRIFGVIMWAAAITSVVGAAYTSVSFIRSFHPKIEKYHNWITITFIVISTVVFTTIGQPVTTLIIVGALNAMILPLALTIMLIGAHKTNIVGTVYKHPKILTITGVIVVVVMGILCVRTVFTNISSLF